One part of the Arabidopsis thaliana chromosome 1 sequence genome encodes these proteins:
- a CDS encoding F-box and associated interaction domains-containing protein (F-box and associated interaction domains-containing protein; CONTAINS InterPro DOMAIN/s: F-box domain, cyclin-like (InterPro:IPR001810), F-box domain, Skp2-like (InterPro:IPR022364), F-box associated domain, type 1 (InterPro:IPR006527), F-box associated interaction domain (InterPro:IPR017451); BEST Arabidopsis thaliana protein match is: F-box and associated interaction domains-containing protein (TAIR:AT3G13680.1); Has 941 Blast hits to 902 proteins in 8 species: Archae - 0; Bacteria - 0; Metazoa - 0; Fungi - 0; Plants - 941; Viruses - 0; Other Eukaryotes - 0 (source: NCBI BLink).), with the protein MRTISDLPVALVEEILSRVPLTSLSAVRSTCKTWNALSKTQIFGKTRQQFLGFMMIDFGLYSIKFDLQGLNYESDFVEPSIKRVSILDQLDIFKVFHCEGLLLCVFRGNRWPVVWNPYLGGTGWIQPISDFHKYQVSDKFAFGYENKNHFFGFYDIYDLNSSAWKVLDVNPDCDIKCGVSLKGKTYFFAKEIAKAPNVKDFLVCFDFTAERFGPRLPLPFHSCGLFSEHVTLSCVRDEHLAVLYRRYNGVMEIYITTKIEPNEVFWSNFLKVDLTTFPDRFYGSRSHYFFIDEEKKVAVVFKNEPEWTMDCSYQTAYIIGKGGYLKSVKFGETPNDRKHNNAWNINSFMLSSYVPSLVQL; encoded by the exons ATGAGGACAATCTCTGATCTTCCGGTGGCTTTGGTAGAAGAGATACTCTCTAGGGTTCCATTAACATCTCTGAGTGCCGTGCGATCTACTTGTAAAACGTGGAACGCTTTATCAAAAACTCAGATTTTTGGCAAAACGAGGCAGCAGTTTCTAGGGTTCATGATGATAGATTTTGGGCTTTATTCAATAAAGTTCGATCTCCAAGGACTCAATTACGAAAGCGACTTCGTTGAACCATCTATAAAGCGAGTAAGTATACTTGACCAACTCGATATATTTAAAGTCTTTCATTGCGAAGGCTTGTTGTTATGCGTCTTCAGAGGTAACCGATGGCCTGTAGTGTGGAACCCTTATCTGGGGGGAACAGGGTGGATTCAACCCATAAGCGATTTCCACAAATATCAAGTATCAGACAAGTTTGCTTTCGGATACGAGAACAAGAACC acttttttggattttatgatATCTACGATCTTAACTCTAGTGCATGGAAGGTTCTTGATGTCAATCCCGATTGTGATATAAAATGTGGCGTGTCTTTGAAAGGAAAAACTTACTTTTTTGCTAAAGAAATAGCAAAAGCTCCAAATGTCAAAGATTTTTTagtgtgttttgattttactgCTGAGAGATTTGGACCGCGCCTTCCTCTGCCGTTTCACTCTTGCGGTTTGTTTTCAGAACATGTGACTTTATCTTGTGTAAGAGATGAGCACTTAGCTGTCTTATATCGACGGTACAATGGAGTAATGGAGATATATATTACAACTAAGATTGAGCCGAATGAGGTATTCTGGAGCAATTTCTTGAAAGTGGATCTCACTACTTTTCCGGACAGATTTTATGGAAGTCGATCTCACTACTTCTTCATTGACGAGGAGAAAAAAGTCGCTGTGGTTTTCAAGAATGAACCTGAATGGACCATGGATTGTTCCTACCAAACAGCTTACATTATTGGAAAAGGAGGATATCTCAAATCTGTGAAATTCGGAGAAACTCCTAATGACCGGAAACATAACAACGCATGGAATATTAACTCGTTTATGTTATCttcttatgttccaagtttagtGCAACTATAA
- a CDS encoding Pre-mRNA cleavage complex II (Pre-mRNA cleavage complex II; FUNCTIONS IN: zinc ion binding; INVOLVED IN: biological_process unknown; LOCATED IN: intracellular; EXPRESSED IN: male gametophyte, pollen tube; EXPRESSED DURING: L mature pollen stage, M germinated pollen stage; CONTAINS InterPro DOMAIN/s: Zinc finger, C2H2-type (InterPro:IPR007087); BEST Arabidopsis thaliana protein match is: Pre-mRNA cleavage complex II (TAIR:AT5G43620.1); Has 382 Blast hits to 380 proteins in 159 species: Archae - 0; Bacteria - 0; Metazoa - 108; Fungi - 132; Plants - 64; Viruses - 0; Other Eukaryotes - 78 (source: NCBI BLink).), whose protein sequence is MASNGSFSAQRNANARTTMKRRSDNRGYGGGIGGYQEETNRYAPPQKRFRSQAQQQFRSGHNPLYHHHGSNNNNVSRVSSQSYNNCGVDVIASNSSFALRNNDSNTNNYQKPFVAGYGNPNPQIVPLPLPYRKLDDNLSLDSLPDWVPNSRTLTPNYPVRSSNFVPNTPVFTNVQNPMNHSNMVSVVSQSMHQPIVLSKELTDLLSLLNNEKEKKTLEASNSDSLPVGLSFDNPSSLNVRHESVIKSLYSDMPRQCSSCGLRFKCQEEHSKHMDWHVRKNRSVKTTTRLGQQPKKSRGWLASASLWLCAATGGETVEVASFGGEMQKKKGKDEEPKQLMVPADEDQKNCALCVEPFEEFFSHEDDDWMYKDAVYLTKNGRIVHVKCMPEPRPAKDLREPSRVMSVTVPSVAKAIAC, encoded by the coding sequence ATGGCATCAAACGGATCTTTCTCTGCTCAGAGAAACGCAAACGCTAGAACAacgatgaagagaagaagcgaCAATCGCGGTTACGGTGGCGGAATCGGAGGTTATCAAGAGGAGACGAACCGTTACGCGCCGCCGCAAAAACGTTTCAGATCACAAGCGCAACAGCAATTCCGATCTGGTCATAATCCTctgtatcatcatcatggtagtaataataataacgtGTCTAGGGTTTCTTCTCAATCATATAACAATTGCGGTGTTGATGTGATTGCTTCTAATTCAAGTTTTGCATTACGTAACAATGATTCTAACACCAACAATTATCAGAAACCCTTTGTTGCTGGTTATGGAAACCCTAATCCCCAAATTGTTCCTCTTCCATTACCTTATCGTAAGCTTGATGACAATCTCTCTTTAGATTCGTTACCTGATTGGGTTCCGAATTCAAGAACCCTAACTCCGAATTATCCTGTTAGGTCATCGAATTTTGTACCAAACACTCCTGTTTTTACGAATGTTCAAAATCCGATGAATCATTCGAACATGGTTTCAGTTGTGTCTCAATCTATGCATCAACCAATTGTTTTGAGCAAAGAATTGACTGATTTGCTTAGTCTTCTTaacaatgagaaagagaagaaaactttagAAGCAAGTAATAGTGATTCTTTGCCTGTTGGATTAAGCTTTGATAATCCATCGTCACTTAATGTTCGACATGAATCTGTGATTAAGTCTCTGTATTCTGATATGCCGAGACAATGTTCATCGTGTGGGTTGAGATTCAAGTGTCAAGAAGAGCATAGTAAACACATGGATTGGCATGTAAGGAAGAACAGGTCGGTGAAAACCACTACAAGACTGGGTCAGCAACCGAAGAAATCGAGGGGATGGTTAGCAAGTGCATCTTTATGGCTTTGTGCAGCGACGGGAGGAGAGACGGTAGAAGTAGCATCTTTTGGAGGAGaaatgcagaagaagaaaggaaaggACGAAGAACCAAAACAACTCATGGTGCCTGCGGATGAAGATCAGAAGAATTGCGCATTATGCGTAGAGCCGTTTGAAGAGTTCTTTAGccatgaagatgatgattggATGTATAAAGATGCAGTCTACTTAACCAAGAATGGTCGTATAGTTCATGTTAAGTGTATGCCTGAACCCCGACCTGCTAAGGATTTGAGAGAGCCTTCGAGGGTAATGTCTGTTACAGTTCCATCGGTTGCGAAAGCTATAGCCTGCTGA